From Oscillatoria sp. FACHB-1407, a single genomic window includes:
- a CDS encoding GNAT family N-acetyltransferase, translating to MASPNGGLGKLPQCLVNLEFRGRDAFIDELFVQADYRGRGIGTAAPELLEAQCRELEVRALHLEVEHENAKAQQFYRKVGFGDRHYYLMTKWIQG from the coding sequence GTGGCGTCCCCCAATGGGGGTTTGGGGAAACTCCCCCAATGCCTAGTCAACCTGGAATTTCGAGGACGAGACGCCTTTATCGACGAGTTATTCGTACAGGCAGACTATCGTGGACGGGGCATCGGTACAGCCGCTCCTGAGCTTTTAGAAGCACAGTGTCGAGAATTAGAGGTTCGAGCATTGCACCTGGAGGTCGAACACGAAAACGCCAAAGCCCAGCAGTTTTACCGCAAAGTTGGCTTTGGCGATCGCCACTATTATCTCATGACCAAATGGATTCAAGGCTGA
- a CDS encoding ABC transporter permease, with translation MDVFIKAYRYAASNAGDLLLALQQHLWLVLIPLVVGLVVGLPLGLWSARSRLASTVLINSFNALRVIPSLAVLFLAIPYFGLSFQSAAIALTLLVMPPILISTDVAFRSVDPLIREAAFGMGMTPVQVLRLVEIPLALPVVLAGIKTATVEVIASATLAAFIGAGGLGTFVVLGFSLYDNSVLLVGAIPVAVLALLAEVGLSALQRSVQPPLR, from the coding sequence GTGGATGTATTTATCAAGGCATACCGTTATGCAGCCAGTAACGCTGGAGACTTGCTGCTGGCGTTGCAACAACATCTGTGGTTGGTGCTGATTCCTTTGGTCGTTGGGTTAGTTGTGGGGTTGCCGTTGGGCTTGTGGAGTGCGCGATCGCGCCTTGCTTCGACGGTGTTGATCAATAGCTTTAATGCGTTGCGGGTGATTCCCAGTCTGGCGGTCTTGTTTCTGGCGATTCCCTATTTTGGGTTGAGTTTTCAGTCAGCGGCGATCGCCCTGACGCTGTTAGTTATGCCTCCCATTCTGATCAGTACAGATGTCGCCTTTCGCAGTGTTGACCCGTTGATTCGAGAGGCAGCATTTGGCATGGGGATGACACCTGTGCAGGTGTTGCGGCTGGTGGAAATTCCACTGGCGTTGCCTGTTGTGCTTGCAGGGATTAAAACGGCTACGGTTGAAGTGATTGCCAGTGCTACACTTGCAGCTTTTATCGGGGCAGGGGGGTTGGGAACCTTTGTTGTTCTGGGATTTTCGCTGTATGACAATTCGGTACTGTTGGTGGGGGCGATTCCCGTTGCAGTGCTGGCGTTGTTAGCGGAGGTGGGTTTGAGTGCATTGCAACGCTCCGTGCAACCGCCATTGCGATGA
- a CDS encoding transglutaminase domain-containing protein, which yields MTLDYRPVPLAVDSDIHSTVAASRFDPQRRTIRPIGVYALRGLASTGDRLFALDSIRGYVLEIDPKTDNTTVVNPSFVQEFTDAVGLSVDGDEIWFAREHQVLWCRFTDFTPQHFVTLPYPVNGIAVWKSTVYVSCQKAGYILIFDRTSGRQITRFPAPGVGAENLTVKDEELWVSDDVEQTVYCMDRATGEVRFSVLTPFASPSGVAFHNGTDADESVLYVSYAQEEAYIRDDPNNPEFPYQLTFRDRTFIHPLHVRYLPEQQYTLSNGYLIEMSYVEEISPLEEVDITDLEWHIALPADTPRQTVRSVEAIGIPFTERIKDGQRVAVFKFDIASHQGFLFGWKALLELRGIKYQLKPTDVERIPALSLEYQRKYLVDDDDLAMDTPLITAAAQEAIGTETNLLRKILKIRNYVYDRLSYAIKPHIDTPEIVWERGTGSCGEYVGVLLALARLNGIACRTVGRYKCPPYADRQNIPLEPDFNHVWIEFFVPGYGWLPMESNVDDVIENGPYPTRFFMGLPWYHVEMGKDITFESIQTPNQSLDVSIGDLAINHVRFTILGELPTD from the coding sequence ATGACGCTCGACTATAGACCTGTGCCGTTGGCAGTTGATTCTGATATCCACTCCACAGTGGCTGCATCTCGCTTTGACCCTCAACGGAGAACCATTCGACCGATTGGAGTGTATGCCCTTCGGGGACTCGCATCGACTGGCGATCGCCTCTTTGCGCTCGACTCGATTCGGGGTTACGTTTTAGAAATCGACCCTAAAACTGACAATACAACCGTTGTTAATCCATCGTTTGTGCAGGAGTTTACGGATGCGGTGGGCTTGTCTGTTGATGGGGACGAAATCTGGTTTGCTAGAGAACATCAGGTGTTGTGGTGTCGCTTCACAGACTTTACCCCACAGCACTTTGTCACCTTGCCCTATCCCGTTAACGGCATTGCGGTTTGGAAGTCTACGGTCTATGTGAGTTGTCAGAAGGCAGGTTATATTCTGATTTTTGATCGCACGTCTGGGCGACAGATTACCCGTTTTCCTGCCCCTGGGGTTGGGGCTGAAAATCTGACTGTCAAGGATGAAGAACTGTGGGTCAGTGATGATGTCGAACAGACAGTTTATTGTATGGATCGGGCGACGGGAGAGGTGCGCTTTAGTGTGCTGACTCCTTTTGCTAGCCCCAGCGGAGTGGCGTTTCACAACGGAACGGATGCTGATGAATCGGTGTTGTATGTTTCCTATGCTCAGGAAGAGGCGTATATCCGGGATGACCCAAATAACCCAGAATTTCCCTATCAGTTGACGTTTCGCGATCGCACCTTCATCCATCCGCTACACGTCCGCTATCTGCCTGAACAGCAATACACCTTATCGAACGGCTATCTGATTGAGATGTCCTATGTGGAGGAAATTTCTCCCTTAGAAGAGGTAGACATTACCGATTTGGAGTGGCATATTGCGCTGCCTGCGGACACTCCCCGTCAGACCGTTAGAAGTGTGGAGGCGATCGGTATCCCTTTTACCGAACGAATCAAAGATGGACAGCGAGTGGCGGTCTTTAAGTTTGATATTGCTTCTCACCAGGGATTCCTCTTTGGTTGGAAGGCGTTGCTAGAGTTGCGGGGGATCAAATATCAGTTAAAGCCTACTGATGTGGAAAGGATTCCGGCGTTGTCGCTGGAGTATCAGCGCAAATATCTGGTAGACGATGATGATCTGGCGATGGATACTCCTCTGATTACTGCGGCGGCTCAAGAGGCGATCGGGACTGAAACCAATCTGCTCCGCAAGATTTTGAAGATCCGCAATTATGTGTACGATCGCCTGTCCTATGCCATCAAACCCCATATTGATACGCCAGAAATTGTCTGGGAGCGGGGTACAGGTTCCTGTGGAGAGTACGTTGGTGTGTTGTTGGCATTAGCCCGTTTGAACGGGATCGCCTGCCGCACTGTGGGGCGTTACAAGTGCCCACCCTATGCCGATCGCCAAAACATTCCCTTAGAACCAGACTTCAACCATGTGTGGATTGAATTCTTTGTGCCAGGGTATGGGTGGTTGCCGATGGAGTCCAACGTGGATGACGTGATTGAGAATGGTCCTTATCCCACTCGTTTCTTCATGGGCTTGCCCTGGTATCACGTTGAGATGGGTAAAGATATTACGTTTGAGTCGATTCAAACTCCTAACCAGTCGTTAGATGTCTCCATTGGTGACCTGGCGATTAACCATGTTCGATTCACAATTTTGGGAGAATTGCCCACCGATTAA
- a CDS encoding tetratricopeptide repeat protein, whose translation MDDSSLPIVYLGILVVLLFGAAWFLFRQILRTRRVEATFSRLQAKLNKEKGTAQEYYELGSILLDKKLYSQAIAQLQKSLKAKDLSGDENVAVIYNALGFAYAAQEQFDLAIRQYKDALEKQPDYVTAWNNLGFAYEKKQLTAQAFEAYTEALKRDPKNSTAKRRSASLEKRLLPST comes from the coding sequence ATGGACGATAGCTCTCTCCCAATTGTCTATCTCGGGATATTAGTAGTGCTGCTGTTTGGAGCAGCGTGGTTTTTATTTCGGCAGATTCTCCGAACTCGGCGAGTTGAAGCGACTTTCTCTCGACTGCAAGCCAAACTCAACAAAGAGAAAGGCACGGCTCAAGAGTATTACGAGTTAGGCAGCATCCTGTTGGATAAGAAGTTATATTCCCAGGCGATCGCTCAGCTTCAAAAATCTTTAAAAGCCAAAGATTTGTCTGGGGATGAAAACGTTGCTGTTATTTATAATGCCCTGGGGTTTGCTTATGCTGCACAAGAGCAATTTGACTTAGCAATTCGTCAATATAAAGACGCTCTGGAAAAGCAGCCCGATTACGTAACGGCATGGAATAATTTGGGCTTTGCTTACGAAAAGAAGCAGTTAACGGCACAAGCATTTGAAGCCTACACAGAAGCTCTCAAGCGTGATCCCAAAAACTCCACCGCAAAACGCCGTTCTGCCTCGCTAGAAAAGCGGTTGTTGCCCTCAACTTAA
- a CDS encoding RNA polymerase sigma factor SigF, translating into MTASQSSIRSNSMELLMAYQQNPSVSLRNKLVRLNAGLVRKIAHRVSHQCAEPYEDLEQIGYLGLIRAIERFNPSQGCAFSSFAVPYIRGEMLHFLRDRSSTIKVPRRWQDLQKEGQRARAELIKTLGRPPYDHEIAEYLNVSVDEWREARLATRNRLPLSLDATVSQQIDSPVTLGETLPDSHYQSLQRLEEDRQQLQRALNQLEDKTRAAIEFVFLNDLSRKEVAERIGVSPMTVTRRIQRGLEQMVAIMQPQTLGTEP; encoded by the coding sequence ATGACGGCTTCCCAATCTTCTATCCGCTCTAACAGCATGGAATTGTTGATGGCATATCAACAAAATCCCTCAGTTTCTCTCCGTAATAAGCTTGTTCGATTAAATGCAGGCTTAGTCCGTAAGATTGCTCACCGAGTTAGCCATCAATGTGCTGAACCCTATGAAGACTTAGAGCAGATTGGATATCTGGGCTTGATTCGCGCTATCGAGCGGTTTAACCCCAGTCAGGGTTGTGCCTTCAGTTCCTTTGCAGTCCCCTACATCCGGGGAGAAATGCTTCACTTCCTGCGCGATCGCAGCAGCACCATCAAAGTTCCTCGTCGCTGGCAAGATTTGCAAAAAGAAGGACAACGAGCACGGGCTGAGTTGATCAAAACCTTGGGTCGTCCACCCTATGACCACGAAATTGCTGAATACCTCAACGTCTCCGTTGATGAATGGCGTGAAGCCCGGTTGGCTACTCGGAATCGTCTTCCCCTCAGTCTCGATGCAACGGTCAGCCAACAGATTGACTCACCTGTGACGTTGGGTGAAACCCTGCCCGATAGCCACTATCAATCACTACAGCGGCTAGAGGAAGATCGGCAGCAACTACAACGAGCATTGAACCAGTTGGAAGACAAAACACGAGCAGCGATCGAGTTTGTGTTTTTGAATGACCTGTCTCGCAAAGAGGTAGCTGAGCGAATTGGGGTAAGCCCGATGACGGTGACCCGTCGCATTCAACGAGGGCTAGAACAAATGGTTGCGATTATGCAGCCTCAAACCTTAGGCACTGAACCGTAG
- a CDS encoding DUF4333 domain-containing protein, with the protein MKSRLIPIVCLAAVLGCTPTLNSSDIETQIQAELGQEEVPLRAVSCPDRVAIAPDNTFTCIGELESATTFPIAVTQMDDQGTIEWEVPNSKGLLNLELIEAEIREAIATESNSNAPTLDCGGAYRINQPGSSFECKVANAAPIKQGQTETLLLNIVVQLDPQGNITWQQIRRQQTIASAAVPGARQAASPNAGNTATPASTNETEPASEPATTTAPAADQTAEDFLNQPGALDDF; encoded by the coding sequence ATGAAGTCAAGGTTGATTCCTATTGTCTGCCTCGCTGCCGTGTTAGGCTGCACTCCGACTTTGAACAGTTCAGACATCGAAACTCAAATCCAGGCAGAACTGGGGCAAGAAGAGGTGCCCCTACGCGCTGTGTCCTGTCCTGATCGGGTTGCGATCGCCCCTGACAACACTTTCACCTGCATAGGAGAGCTAGAGTCTGCAACTACCTTTCCGATCGCGGTCACTCAAATGGACGACCAGGGCACGATCGAGTGGGAAGTACCGAACTCTAAAGGGCTATTAAATCTGGAATTGATCGAAGCCGAAATTCGAGAGGCGATCGCTACGGAGAGCAACAGCAACGCACCCACTCTAGATTGTGGTGGAGCCTATCGCATTAACCAACCCGGCAGCAGTTTTGAGTGCAAAGTTGCGAACGCTGCCCCCATCAAGCAAGGGCAGACTGAGACACTGCTGCTAAACATAGTTGTTCAGCTTGATCCCCAGGGAAATATCACCTGGCAACAGATTCGTCGTCAGCAGACCATTGCCAGTGCCGCAGTACCCGGAGCACGCCAAGCCGCAAGCCCGAATGCAGGTAACACGGCTACTCCTGCCTCTACCAACGAAACCGAGCCTGCCAGTGAACCTGCCACCACCACCGCTCCGGCAGCAGATCAGACGGCAGAAGATTTTCTCAATCAACCAGGGGCACTTGACGATTTTTAA
- a CDS encoding NCS2 family permease — protein sequence MSRSTEVEPNSSPNPGFPKDEGAIARFFKFSELNTNFRTELIAGATTFVTMAYILVVNPSILSNAIFLQQSGDLFGELVIATAVSAAIATLILGLLSNYPFAMAPGMGLNAFFAFSVVLGLGISWRLALAAVLVEGVLLVLLTASSIRSRMITAIPECLKHATAVGIGLFIAYIGLSGDPAVGGAGLIVASEATKTTLGELGNPATLMAIAGILITSAFIARRIKGALLWGMLATALLGWILGVAPWPQGIVAVPQLPLDLIGQAFVGLGQLNGANLTNFLAVVFVFMFVDLFDTVGTLAGVGVQAGMINDRGELPRSGRTFVGDSVGTVVGAVMGTSTVTTYIESAAGVSEGGRSGFTAVVVAGFFLLAVFFIPLFSAIPAFATAAALLIVGVLMAGSVGGINWSDPAESIPCFLTIIMMPLTFSIAEGLAAGFVTYPIIKSFQGKAHEVGPAVWILAGVFLLRFVLLGLGIA from the coding sequence ATGAGCCGCTCAACTGAAGTAGAACCGAATTCATCACCAAACCCAGGATTTCCTAAAGACGAAGGGGCGATCGCTCGCTTCTTCAAATTTTCAGAACTCAATACTAATTTCCGTACTGAACTGATTGCGGGTGCCACTACGTTTGTCACAATGGCATACATCTTAGTAGTGAACCCTAGCATTCTCTCGAATGCCATCTTTTTACAACAATCTGGCGACCTCTTTGGAGAGTTGGTGATTGCAACAGCTGTCTCAGCTGCGATCGCAACTCTGATTTTAGGGCTGTTATCTAACTATCCCTTTGCCATGGCTCCAGGGATGGGGCTAAACGCCTTTTTTGCTTTCTCGGTTGTTTTAGGATTGGGGATCAGTTGGCGATTGGCGTTAGCGGCTGTCCTGGTAGAAGGGGTGCTGCTGGTCTTGCTAACGGCTTCTAGCATTCGGAGCCGGATGATTACAGCCATTCCCGAATGTCTCAAACATGCGACCGCTGTAGGGATTGGCTTGTTCATCGCCTACATTGGCTTGTCGGGTGATCCGGCCGTTGGGGGGGCAGGCTTAATCGTAGCCAGTGAGGCGACTAAGACTACGCTAGGGGAATTGGGCAACCCTGCAACCCTGATGGCGATCGCCGGAATTTTGATCACCTCAGCGTTTATTGCCCGTCGCATTAAGGGGGCTTTGCTCTGGGGAATGTTGGCAACGGCTCTGTTGGGCTGGATTTTGGGCGTTGCTCCCTGGCCCCAAGGCATTGTAGCTGTGCCTCAGTTGCCTCTAGATTTAATCGGTCAAGCGTTTGTGGGTCTGGGTCAACTGAATGGAGCCAACCTCACTAACTTTTTGGCAGTTGTGTTTGTCTTTATGTTTGTTGACCTGTTTGATACCGTTGGCACCCTGGCAGGGGTGGGTGTGCAGGCAGGTATGATCAACGACAGAGGAGAACTGCCTCGTTCGGGTCGCACGTTTGTCGGGGACTCAGTAGGCACCGTAGTTGGGGCAGTCATGGGCACCTCGACAGTGACAACCTACATCGAGTCAGCGGCAGGTGTTTCTGAAGGGGGACGCTCTGGCTTTACAGCGGTGGTTGTTGCTGGCTTTTTCTTACTAGCCGTGTTCTTTATTCCTCTCTTCTCGGCGATTCCTGCTTTTGCGACGGCTGCTGCTTTGTTGATTGTAGGAGTCTTGATGGCAGGCAGCGTGGGTGGTATCAACTGGTCTGATCCAGCGGAGTCAATCCCCTGCTTCTTGACTATCATCATGATGCCGCTGACCTTCTCAATCGCAGAAGGATTGGCAGCAGGTTTTGTGACTTACCCCATCATCAAGTCCTTCCAAGGGAAAGCCCATGAGGTGGGTCCAGCGGTATGGATTCTGGCAGGCGTATTTCTATTGCGCTTTGTCCTGTTGGGATTGGGCATTGCCTGA